Proteins from a genomic interval of Youhaiella tibetensis:
- a CDS encoding DNA polymerase III subunit chi — protein sequence MPDVLFYHLENQPLEKVLPQLLEKTVERGWRAVVETGSRERAEALDATLWTYRDDSFLPHGLAGDEIDPDQPILIATGSENPNGANVRFFVDRAVPQSATGYERIVFIFSGYDPDAVVEARGAWRALSADKGNAVTYWQQDPGGRWVKKA from the coding sequence ATGCCCGACGTGCTCTTCTACCACCTTGAAAACCAGCCGCTCGAAAAGGTTCTTCCCCAGCTCCTGGAGAAGACTGTGGAGCGCGGCTGGCGCGCGGTGGTGGAAACCGGTAGCCGCGAACGCGCCGAGGCGCTCGATGCCACGCTCTGGACCTACCGGGACGACAGCTTCCTGCCGCATGGGCTGGCTGGAGACGAGATCGATCCCGACCAGCCCATCCTCATCGCCACGGGATCGGAGAACCCCAACGGCGCCAACGTGCGCTTCTTCGTCGATCGCGCCGTACCCCAGAGCGCAACCGGCTACGAGCGGATCGTCTTCATCTTCTCGGGCTACGATCCGGACGCCGTGGTCGAAGCACGAGGCGCCTGGCGCGCGCTTTCGGCGGACAAGGGAAACGCCGTGACCTATTGGCAGCAGGATCCCGGCGGGCGCTGGGTCAAGAAAGCCTGA
- a CDS encoding LptF/LptG family permease, whose translation MNRIDRLLLFRLAGRIGITVLVFFGLIALVESLDAWRFSHLMEAGGLPLAVFVNAVSALRWTIKTLPVTVLLGAIIGLVELQRTRELLIIKASGVSIWRVLRGPIIGMVLAGLAISFVVEGLVVETNRIWNPTVPVGDTSVVGGNGLWLEQSDGGRPYVITARGVNNRGTSLTDVVVFYRDDAETGRIVAEQGELRPDAWHLTGVQKLRSDAPIDHLAEMDVPTASTAAEISLKLTSPEDYTLYELAQALASQIGDPGVRAAAATRLYKLFALPALLVGSLLIAFAFTAGYRRTNKYGATILYGIVLGLVVFVLTEMADRAGSSGVLAPIVAALGPALIAITIGLTVLLYKEDGRA comes from the coding sequence GTGAACCGCATCGACAGGCTTCTGCTTTTCCGGCTGGCCGGGCGCATCGGCATTACCGTCCTCGTGTTTTTCGGGCTGATCGCGCTGGTCGAGTCCCTCGATGCCTGGCGGTTTTCCCACCTGATGGAAGCCGGTGGCCTGCCGCTCGCCGTTTTCGTCAATGCCGTGAGTGCCCTGCGCTGGACCATCAAGACGCTGCCGGTGACGGTGCTGCTGGGCGCTATCATCGGGCTCGTCGAATTGCAGCGCACGCGCGAGCTGCTGATCATCAAGGCGTCCGGCGTCTCGATCTGGCGCGTCCTGCGCGGGCCCATCATCGGCATGGTGTTGGCCGGGCTGGCAATAAGCTTCGTCGTCGAGGGCCTGGTGGTCGAAACCAACCGCATCTGGAACCCGACCGTTCCGGTGGGCGATACCAGCGTGGTCGGCGGCAACGGCCTCTGGCTGGAGCAATCGGACGGGGGGCGTCCCTATGTGATCACCGCGCGGGGGGTCAATAACCGAGGCACGTCGCTGACCGACGTAGTGGTGTTCTACCGCGACGATGCCGAGACGGGGCGTATCGTGGCCGAACAGGGCGAGTTGCGGCCGGACGCGTGGCACCTGACAGGCGTGCAGAAGTTGCGCAGCGACGCCCCCATCGATCACCTCGCAGAGATGGACGTTCCCACCGCAAGCACGGCGGCCGAAATCAGCCTCAAGCTCACCTCCCCCGAGGATTACACGCTCTACGAACTGGCGCAGGCGCTGGCCTCCCAGATCGGCGATCCGGGCGTGCGGGCGGCAGCCGCCACGCGGCTATACAAGCTCTTTGCACTGCCCGCCCTGCTTGTCGGGTCGCTGCTGATTGCATTTGCGTTTACCGCCGGTTATCGAAGGACCAATAAGTATGGGGCGACGATCCTCTATGGTATCGTGTTGGGCTTGGTGGTTTTCGTTTTGACCGAGATGGCGGATCGCGCCGGATCGTCGGGCGTATTGGCACCAATCGTGGCAGCCCTTGGGCCCGCACTTATCGCCATAACCATCGGGCTCACGGTGTTGTTGTACAAAGAGGACGGGCGCGCGTAA
- a CDS encoding SurA N-terminal domain-containing protein, giving the protein MVRKIGALVLGLVMLAGLAAPALAAVKVTVNGTPITDVQIAQRVKLLALEGGGGTKGATEQLINEVIQIDEAKRIGVNISDSQVDGAFLTVARNLKMSEENLKKVLSQQGVNMQTLRDRLKASLAWQAVVGQVVNQNVQVSETELDAKAASKVTAANSYDYILKEVLFIGGGGRSGQANAYRAAFKGCDSAVQLSTKYTDVAVTDVGRRHATQLPEALAKELAGLNVGGITKPRVVSNGVSMLAVCSKAEARDLTFIKDSIRQESGNDQLKSAADKYLKDLRAKARISYN; this is encoded by the coding sequence ATGGTTCGTAAGATTGGCGCCCTGGTTCTGGGGCTCGTGATGTTGGCCGGACTGGCCGCCCCTGCCCTTGCAGCGGTCAAGGTGACCGTCAACGGCACCCCGATCACCGACGTTCAGATTGCCCAGCGCGTCAAGCTCCTGGCGCTGGAAGGCGGCGGCGGCACCAAGGGCGCGACCGAACAGCTCATCAACGAAGTCATCCAGATCGATGAAGCCAAGCGCATCGGCGTCAACATCTCCGACAGCCAGGTCGACGGGGCGTTCCTTACCGTGGCGCGTAACCTCAAGATGAGCGAGGAGAACCTCAAGAAGGTGCTCTCCCAGCAGGGCGTGAACATGCAGACGCTGCGCGATCGTCTCAAGGCGTCGCTCGCCTGGCAGGCGGTGGTCGGCCAGGTCGTCAACCAGAACGTCCAGGTTTCCGAGACCGAGCTGGATGCCAAGGCCGCGAGCAAGGTCACCGCTGCCAACAGCTATGACTACATCCTCAAGGAAGTGCTGTTCATCGGCGGTGGCGGGCGTTCGGGCCAGGCCAATGCCTATCGCGCCGCCTTCAAGGGCTGCGACAGCGCCGTGCAGCTTTCGACCAAGTATACCGACGTTGCGGTGACCGATGTCGGCCGTCGCCACGCCACCCAGCTCCCCGAGGCGCTGGCCAAGGAACTGGCCGGGCTCAATGTCGGCGGTATCACCAAGCCGCGGGTGGTCTCCAACGGCGTCTCGATGCTCGCCGTCTGCTCGAAGGCCGAGGCGCGTGACCTCACCTTCATCAAGGACAGCATCCGCCAGGAGTCGGGCAACGATCAGCTGAAGTCGGCTGCCGACAAGTACCTCAAGGATCTCCGGGCCAAGGCTCGCATCTCCTACAACTAA
- a CDS encoding LPS-assembly protein LptD — MVLRRKSIAYFLRLAAAGAIAILASPAFAQSALLPAGFFDNVPESGPNRPASIEADTLSFDGNTGTITASGNVIVHYEGYDGAGDSLVFNQGTGMMTFIGNVRMRDPQGVVYTTDRIDMTGGFKKAILDGLTLRTPAGTLVTADSVDYGQALQTILLDTKYSPCGDCIDSKGRRIGWQVFSKKVTYVKADKKIYLEQSRLELLGIPMAWIPWLALNDPTQPSKQAIRTPKFAYGEEFGFALTVPYSIALDADTDLFFLPTITSRQGLMAGAEWIHRFDNGEVSIKGEVIRQANPGDFGTEPGNREWRGAIQTSGRFTPTSEWTWGWNYTTFTDPYFLTDYALVESKNSVNEVYATHLSEHQYGDVRVQQFNLLASTSQDQQALLLPNARYEGVLNLDNGLGQVALSSRLIGLQRNADDTDSANGVPYVYGYAGRKVHGVVQGSWQKQVVGPGGLLFTPYVGLRGDAAMFDSASADPTAPPDQTLFSITPIAALDVRWPLMATAGATSHIVEPIGQLVFRGSNTTLAGITNDDAQSFVFDDSNLFSFNRFSGYDRQETGLRANVGVRYQANLGDDSWVELLAGQSFHLAGTNAFATADASQVGNAASSGLGSDASYMVAGVRGSLWNIYRAGAKVQFDPGAGQLTRAAAAAGFSNYGYTADLEYVYLRANPALGVDDDQHEIGAVVGAPVPLPWLDYWRVRAGLYWDLATNQWLEMQGGLYYDDGYLSYGANVTRTGPTASTANDTRFLFSFRLRGPDGADFAL; from the coding sequence ATGGTTCTGCGCCGGAAGAGTATCGCGTATTTCCTGCGCCTGGCAGCCGCCGGCGCAATCGCGATTCTGGCGTCCCCCGCCTTCGCACAGAGCGCCCTGCTCCCGGCCGGCTTCTTCGATAATGTCCCCGAATCCGGCCCGAACCGGCCGGCCAGCATTGAGGCGGATACCCTCTCGTTCGATGGGAATACCGGAACGATCACGGCGTCGGGCAACGTGATCGTCCACTACGAAGGCTATGACGGGGCCGGCGACAGCCTGGTTTTCAACCAGGGCACGGGCATGATGACGTTCATCGGCAACGTGCGCATGCGCGATCCGCAGGGCGTGGTCTACACCACCGACCGCATCGACATGACCGGCGGCTTCAAGAAAGCCATCCTCGACGGCCTGACCCTGCGCACCCCCGCGGGCACGCTTGTCACCGCCGACAGCGTAGACTACGGCCAGGCGCTCCAGACGATCCTGCTCGACACCAAATACTCCCCGTGCGGGGATTGCATCGACTCCAAGGGGCGCCGGATCGGCTGGCAGGTGTTTTCCAAGAAGGTCACCTACGTCAAGGCCGACAAGAAGATCTACCTCGAGCAGTCGCGCCTCGAGTTGCTCGGCATTCCGATGGCCTGGATCCCCTGGCTGGCGCTCAACGATCCGACCCAGCCATCCAAGCAGGCCATCCGCACACCCAAGTTCGCCTATGGTGAAGAGTTCGGCTTCGCGCTGACGGTTCCCTATTCGATCGCCCTGGACGCCGACACGGACCTCTTCTTCCTGCCCACGATCACCTCGCGGCAGGGTCTGATGGCGGGTGCCGAGTGGATCCACCGGTTCGACAACGGCGAGGTCTCGATCAAGGGCGAGGTCATCCGGCAGGCGAACCCGGGCGATTTCGGCACCGAACCCGGTAACCGCGAGTGGCGCGGCGCCATCCAGACTTCGGGCCGGTTCACCCCGACGAGCGAATGGACCTGGGGCTGGAATTACACCACCTTCACCGACCCCTATTTCCTCACCGACTATGCTCTGGTCGAATCCAAGAACAGCGTCAACGAAGTCTACGCGACCCATCTGAGCGAGCATCAGTATGGCGATGTCCGCGTGCAGCAGTTCAACCTGCTTGCCTCGACTTCGCAGGACCAGCAGGCATTGCTCCTGCCCAACGCGCGTTACGAGGGCGTGCTCAATCTCGATAACGGGCTGGGCCAGGTGGCGCTCTCGAGCCGCCTCATCGGCCTGCAGCGCAATGCCGACGACACCGACTCCGCCAATGGGGTGCCCTATGTCTACGGCTATGCCGGCCGCAAGGTGCATGGGGTTGTTCAGGGCTCCTGGCAGAAGCAGGTCGTCGGGCCGGGTGGCCTGTTGTTCACCCCCTATGTCGGCCTGCGCGGGGACGCAGCGATGTTCGACAGCGCCAGTGCCGACCCCACTGCCCCGCCCGATCAGACGCTTTTCAGCATCACGCCGATCGCTGCGCTCGATGTCCGCTGGCCGCTGATGGCGACTGCCGGAGCGACGTCGCACATCGTCGAGCCTATCGGGCAACTGGTGTTCCGCGGCTCCAACACCACCCTTGCCGGCATCACCAATGATGACGCGCAAAGCTTCGTCTTCGACGATTCCAACCTCTTCAGCTTCAATCGCTTCTCTGGCTACGACCGCCAAGAGACGGGCCTGCGAGCCAATGTCGGCGTGCGCTACCAGGCCAATCTGGGCGATGACAGCTGGGTCGAGCTGCTGGCCGGGCAGTCTTTCCATCTGGCGGGCACCAATGCCTTTGCGACAGCCGATGCCAGCCAGGTCGGCAACGCCGCCAGTTCGGGTCTGGGGTCGGATGCGTCCTACATGGTCGCGGGGGTGCGCGGCTCCCTCTGGAACATCTATCGCGCCGGCGCCAAGGTGCAGTTCGATCCGGGCGCGGGCCAGCTGACGCGCGCGGCGGCTGCGGCCGGGTTCTCGAACTACGGCTATACCGCCGATCTCGAATACGTCTACCTGCGCGCTAACCCGGCGCTGGGCGTCGATGACGACCAGCACGAGATCGGGGCCGTCGTCGGCGCTCCGGTGCCGCTGCCGTGGCTCGACTACTGGCGTGTGCGCGCCGGGCTCTACTGGGATCTGGCTACAAACCAGTGGCTCGAAATGCAGGGCGGGCTCTACTACGATGACGGATATCTGTCCTATGGCGCAAATGTGACCAGGACCGGTCCGACGGCTTCTACCGCCAATGACACGCGATTCCTGTTCAGTTTCCGCCTGCGTGGGCCCGATGGAGCCGATTTCGCGCTCTAG
- a CDS encoding leucyl aminopeptidase: MTQQLVIKTAALPANATGTLVVYAFEGAAPAGAAASVWSGTGLDWDKTAAAGGFKGKQGQQLDIVAPKGVDAQRLLVLGAGKADAATNLTAWTDRGGSLAAKIAATRAADAAVILDGEAATPQAIAELAAGLKLRHYKFDKYKSARKDDSENGDAKTLTVTLHVADPAAVEKAIADRGAVADGTILARDLVNEPANVLGTLEFAERAGKLAELGVEVEVLDEPAMRKLGMNSLLAVSQGSARPPRLVIMRWNGGNPGDAPVAFIGKGVVFDTGGISIKPAASMEDMKGDMGGAAAVTGLMHALAARKAKVNAVGVIGLVENMPSGTATRPGDIVKAMSGTTIEIINTDAEGRLVLADALWYTQERFKPRFMINLATLTGAIIIALGQDHAGLFSNNDELAARLYAAGIASNEKVWRMPLGPAYDKLIESRFADIKNTGGRPAGSITAAAFLQRFVNDVPWAHLDIAGAGMGVSPSEINTSWGPGFGVTLLDRLVRDYYEG; encoded by the coding sequence ATGACCCAGCAACTTGTGATCAAGACCGCCGCCTTGCCGGCCAATGCCACCGGCACGCTCGTCGTCTATGCCTTCGAAGGCGCGGCCCCGGCCGGCGCAGCAGCGTCAGTATGGTCGGGCACCGGGCTCGACTGGGATAAGACGGCGGCAGCAGGGGGCTTCAAGGGCAAGCAGGGCCAGCAGCTCGATATCGTTGCGCCAAAGGGCGTCGATGCCCAGCGTCTCCTCGTCCTCGGCGCCGGCAAGGCCGACGCTGCGACCAACCTCACTGCCTGGACCGATCGCGGCGGCTCGCTCGCCGCCAAGATCGCCGCCACCCGCGCCGCTGACGCCGCCGTCATCCTCGATGGTGAAGCGGCGACGCCCCAGGCGATCGCCGAGCTGGCTGCCGGCCTCAAGCTCCGGCACTACAAGTTCGACAAGTACAAGTCTGCCAGGAAGGACGATTCGGAGAACGGCGACGCCAAGACGCTGACCGTCACCCTGCATGTCGCCGACCCGGCCGCCGTCGAAAAGGCCATTGCCGACCGCGGCGCGGTTGCCGACGGCACGATTCTGGCGCGCGATCTCGTCAACGAACCTGCCAATGTCCTGGGTACGCTCGAATTCGCCGAGCGCGCCGGCAAGCTCGCAGAACTGGGTGTGGAAGTCGAAGTGCTCGACGAGCCCGCCATGCGCAAGCTCGGCATGAACTCACTCCTGGCGGTGTCGCAGGGCTCCGCCCGCCCGCCGCGCCTGGTGATCATGCGCTGGAACGGCGGCAACCCCGGCGATGCTCCCGTTGCCTTCATCGGCAAGGGCGTGGTTTTCGATACGGGCGGCATCTCGATCAAGCCGGCGGCCAGCATGGAAGACATGAAGGGCGACATGGGTGGCGCCGCCGCGGTGACCGGCCTCATGCATGCCCTCGCCGCGCGAAAGGCCAAGGTCAACGCGGTGGGCGTCATCGGGCTCGTCGAAAACATGCCGTCGGGCACTGCCACGCGGCCCGGCGATATCGTCAAGGCCATGTCCGGCACGACCATCGAGATTATCAACACCGATGCCGAGGGCCGGCTCGTGCTCGCCGACGCGCTCTGGTACACCCAGGAACGGTTCAAGCCGCGGTTCATGATCAACCTGGCAACCCTCACCGGCGCCATCATAATTGCGCTCGGGCAGGACCATGCGGGCCTCTTCTCCAACAACGACGAACTCGCCGCGCGCCTTTATGCCGCCGGCATCGCCTCGAACGAAAAGGTCTGGCGCATGCCGCTCGGCCCGGCCTACGACAAGCTCATCGAGAGCCGCTTCGCCGACATCAAGAACACCGGCGGGCGCCCGGCCGGCTCGATCACCGCCGCCGCGTTCCTGCAGCGCTTCGTCAACGACGTGCCCTGGGCGCACCTCGACATCGCTGGGGCGGGGATGGGCGTTTCGCCCAGCGAGATCAATACGAGCTGGGGTCCGGGATTCGGCGTCACGCTGCTCGATCGCCTGGTCCGCGACTACTACGAAGGCTGA
- a CDS encoding LptF/LptG family permease, with protein MSRLTRYLVGLFWSNALLFAGVASVLIWLIQCLRVFDVVSVKGQSIFTLIGQAVLTMPPLLIVFLYVCLGIGMGRALRDLQMSQELHAIHSSRRLGALFGAVGVFIALGTMLLLLLTNVVEPLAQRRLSEWQASIAADLVGRTLRPHRFSEVTPGVVIVIGGRQGVGEITDFFVDDSRDPKMRRTYIAKSANVSQDENGYVLNLRDGYLQYTTDKLAFSQITFSSYDVSLDRLTDPVVNRDPLAESSTFDILRDGFSTGQWSEGAIRMLINRSAEGLRIVGICLLVASLACFPTGKRLRLVLPLEASVLAAAFGERLVTTYVPGLYAPYAGAVVMILVGLAILAYKLRINQWFAGIPKRVETLP; from the coding sequence ATGTCCCGACTAACCCGTTATCTCGTCGGACTTTTCTGGTCGAACGCGCTTTTGTTCGCGGGCGTCGCGTCCGTGCTTATCTGGCTGATCCAGTGCCTGCGCGTCTTCGACGTCGTGTCCGTGAAGGGCCAGAGCATCTTCACCCTTATCGGCCAGGCGGTGCTCACCATGCCGCCGCTGCTGATAGTCTTCCTCTATGTGTGCCTGGGCATCGGCATGGGCCGGGCGCTGCGCGACCTGCAGATGTCGCAGGAATTGCATGCCATCCATTCGAGCCGCCGGCTTGGCGCGCTTTTCGGCGCCGTTGGCGTGTTCATTGCCCTGGGCACGATGTTGCTGCTCCTGCTAACGAATGTCGTCGAGCCGCTGGCGCAGAGGCGCCTGAGCGAGTGGCAGGCCAGCATCGCCGCCGACCTCGTCGGCCGCACCCTCCGCCCGCACCGGTTTTCCGAGGTGACGCCCGGCGTCGTCATCGTCATCGGTGGCCGACAGGGTGTGGGAGAGATCACGGACTTCTTCGTCGACGATTCCCGCGACCCTAAGATGCGCCGCACCTATATCGCCAAATCGGCCAACGTCTCGCAGGACGAGAACGGCTACGTCCTCAACCTGCGCGATGGCTACCTGCAATACACCACGGACAAGCTCGCCTTCTCCCAGATCACCTTCAGTTCCTACGACGTCTCGCTCGACCGGCTGACCGATCCGGTGGTCAACCGCGATCCGCTTGCCGAGAGCTCGACCTTCGACATCCTTCGCGACGGGTTTTCCACCGGCCAGTGGAGCGAAGGAGCGATCAGGATGCTGATCAACCGCTCGGCGGAGGGGCTGCGCATCGTCGGCATCTGTCTGCTGGTGGCGAGCCTCGCCTGCTTCCCGACCGGCAAGCGCCTGCGGCTGGTCTTGCCGCTCGAAGCCTCAGTGCTGGCGGCAGCATTCGGCGAGCGGCTGGTCACCACCTACGTGCCGGGCCTCTACGCGCCCTACGCGGGCGCCGTCGTCATGATCCTCGTAGGGCTGGCCATCCTGGCCTACAAGCTACGCATCAATCAGTGGTTCGCTGGCATCCCTAAACGCGTGGAGACCCTGCCGTGA